A segment of the Synechococcus sp. CBW1002 genome:
CCGAGTTGCTGGCACGGCTCTGATCCCTCGCAGGGGATGAACCGCCTCGGGCCGCGCAGGATCTCACGGCTGCTGAGGTTCTCCGCCTGATGGCGTGAGGAAAGGATCCAGGAAGCTGAGCGGCCTGGCCATGGTTGCCGAGAAGCCAAGGATGCCGCGATCCCGGTAGCTGTAGAGCAGGGTGTCGTCGGCCTCCAGCAGGAAGGTGCCGCCCCTCTGGGTCAGGTGGTCGTCGGAGGGCACGTAGGTGCGCCAGTGGCCCAGCACTTCGGTCATGTTGCGCAGGCGCACCGTGGCCAGCTCGAAGGGTCGCTGGAATCCCGTTCCACCAGCTCTGGCAAAGAACGACCCCTTGATCGGCGGCAAAAGACCTGCCCGGATCGTCTCGTCGTCGGCGATCCGCTGGGGAGCTCCTCGATCGCCCGTGTAGCCGCGCAGCACCTCGGCCAGGGTGCCGGGCGAACCGATGCCGGCGCACATCAGCAGCAGGTTCGGCCAGGGCCCGCCGATCCCCCGTAAGCCCCCATAGAGCCCCAGGGCCCGATGCAGCTGGGGATCCGGATCGACCTGGAGTCGTTCGAGCGGAAACCCCGTGAAGGAGCAGAACCGCTGGCGGCTGTCCTCATGGCCGATGCCGATCGCCAGGACGGCGATGCCGGCAGACTCCAGCTGCGGCAGGGCCGCCACCACGGCCTGGGCGTATTCGAGGCTGTCGAAATCCCCCAGTTGGGGCAGCAGCAGCACCAGTCGGCGGTGTCCCCGTTCCATTCCGGCCACCCCCACCAGCCGCTCGAGCAGGGCAGCGGGTGCAGCCTCTCGCGCCTCGCTGCCAGCTGGAGCAGCGCCGACTGGATCAGGGCCAGCGGAATCGGTGGTGGAGGGATCAGGGCCGGGCAAGGTCACAGCGCAATCACGGAGTGACCATCGTGGCGCGTTCCTGACAGGCTTCCGTGCCAGCGATCAACCCCTGGTCTGCAGGCCCCGGCGTCGCGATGCCCTCTGCTGGCTGCCAGCCTGGGAACCACTGCGGATGACGCTGGTTGCCCCCCGATCCCGACACCCTTCGGCCCCTGCCCCGCACGCCAGCGGTGAGCGGAGTGCTGGAGACCCTGGCCTTCTTTCGCGACCCTGATTTCGCCCGCTCGAACTTCGAGCGCTATGGCGATGTCCACGAAACCACCCTGTTGGGGCAGCGCACCGTCTTCATCCGGGGGGACCGGGCGATCAGCGACCTGTTCGCCCAGAGCGAATCCATCGAGGGCTGGTGGCCGGACAGTGTGCGGCAGCTGCTGGGGCCCCTGTCGCTGGCCAACCGCAACGGGGCCGATCACAAGGCCCGCCGTCGGGTGGTGGGTCAGCTGTTCGCCTCCGCGGCCCTGAAGCGCTACAGCCCCGCGATCGTGGCGCTGGTCGATGCGCTCAGCCAGGAGCTGCTCAGCGCCGCAGCCCCCGTGGCCCTGGTGCCCAGGCTGCGGCGGTTTGCCTTCCATGTGATCGCCAGCACGGTGCTGGGGCTCGATCCGAACGATCGCGATGGCCTGTTCGTCGATTTCGAAACCTGGTGCCAGGGCCTCTTCTCTCTGCCGTTCGCCCTGCCCGGCAGCCCCTTCGCCCGGGCCCGCCAGGCCCGGCAGCGGCTTCTGCGGCGCCTGGGCGCGGTGCTCGACAAGGCGCAGGCCGCCGCTGCCTCCGGAGCGCCCCTCGCTGCCGGCGGACTCGATCTGCTGGCAGCGAGGTCTGGATGAGGCCGGCCTGCCCCTGGGCGACGACGACGTGGCGGAGCAGCTGCTCCTGCTGCTGTTCGCCGGCTACGAAACCACCGCCTCGGCGCTGAGTTGCCTGGTGCTGACCCTGCTGCAACATCCAGCGGAGCTGGCCTGGCTGCAGCAGGAGCTCGACAGCTTGCCCTGGCCCCCTCCACCGGGGGAGGCCACCACCGCCTACGACGCCCTTCGGGCCCCGCGGCTCGATGCGGTGGTGCAGGAGGTGATGCGGCTCACCCCGCCGGTGGGGGGCTTCTTTCGCCGGACCCGGCAGCCCATTGCCCTGGATGGGGTGCTGGTGCCGGCGGATCGGGTGGTGCAGGTGAGCATCGTCGCCAGCCATCGCCACGGCTCCGCCACGGAGGATCTGGAGGTCTTCCGGCCGCAGCGGCATCTGGCTGGAACCTGCACGGCCACCCTGCTGCCGTTTGGCGGTGGTGAGCGGGTATGCCTCGGCAAGGCGCTGGCGGAGCTGGAGATCCGGCTGCTGATCGTGGGGCTGCTGAAGCCGCTGACCTTGGCGCTGGAGCCGGATCAGAACCTGACGCTGGCGATCATCCCCAGCCCCTCGCCCAAGGACGGCCTGCTGGTCTGTCCGCGTCCCAGGGCCTGCAGTACCGATCCCGTTGGAGTGGAGTGAACCATGGCCAATCCCGTGCTGAGCGCGCAGGACCGCTGGAAACAGGATCGCTCCGATGACGGCCTGTTTTATGCCGAACCCCGCTTTGTGCACCATCTCGATGGGGCGTTTCGCAGCCGGCTCACGGCGCTCTACCAGGAGAGGATCCCGCCGGGGGCGGTGGTGCTGGATCTGATGAGCAGCTGGGTCAGCCATCTGCCCGAAACCCTGAGCGCCGTCGAGGTGATCGGTCATGGCCTCAATGCCAGGGAGCTGGAGGCCAACCCACGGCTGAGCCGCCATTGGGTGCAGAACCTCAACGTCGATCAGCGCCTGCCCCTGGAGTCAGGCAGCGTTGATGCGGCCCTGATCGTGGCCGGCTGGCAATACCTGCAGCAGCCCGAGCAGGTGGCGGCCGAACTGCTGCGGGTGGTGCGAGCCGGCGGCCAGCTGATCGTGTCCTTCTCGAACCGCATGTTCGCTCAGAAGGCCACGCGGATCTGGACCGATGGCGACGACCGGGACCATCTCGAGATCGTCGCCCGGGTGCTGGTGGCGCAGGGCTGGCCCATGCCGAAGCTGATCGCCGAAGCCACCCGGGCGGCAGGACCGCTGGGCTGGCTGGGCGGCAAGGGGGATCCGTTCTTTGCGGTGGTCGCCGAGAAGCCGAGCGCTTAGCGGCTTGTCGCTGATCGAGCAGACGCCCGCGAAACGGCAGATCGATGGGAACCCGTAATAATCTGTTACAGTTCTTTCATTCAGATCGCTCCACCCATGACCCAGGCCACTATCTCTGCTCCCAGCGCCCTTGATCGCGCCGCCATCCGCGGTGCCACTGTCACCACCGAAGACGGTGGTCGCCTCAATGCCTTCGCCACGGAACCCCGCATGGAAGTGGTGAGCGCCGAGCGCGGCTGGGGCTTCCACGAGCGCGCCGAAAAGCTGAATGGCCGTATGGCCATGCTCGGCTTCACCGCCCTGCTGGCCACCGAATTCGCCCTGGGAGGCGAAGCCTTCACCCGCGGCCTGCTGGGCATCGGTTGACGCTGAGCCGATTCGGTTGCCCAACCCCATCGCCATTGCCATGACTGAGTCTCTTTCCATCAACAGAGAGTTCTTTGTCGAGGCTCATTCACGAGCCATCGACAGCTGCACCGAACTTGAAGACCTCCGCAGGGTTTCCAAATCACTGCTGAGAGCTTGGCAGCTTCAGGCCATGTTCAGTGAGCAGTATGGGGCTGAATTGCTCGGTATCCCCAGGCCCTGAACATTCTGG
Coding sequences within it:
- a CDS encoding peroxiredoxin-like family protein, with the protein product MERGHRRLVLLLPQLGDFDSLEYAQAVVAALPQLESAGIAVLAIGIGHEDSRQRFCSFTGFPLERLQVDPDPQLHRALGLYGGLRGIGGPWPNLLLMCAGIGSPGTLAEVLRGYTGDRGAPQRIADDETIRAGLLPPIKGSFFARAGGTGFQRPFELATVRLRNMTEVLGHWRTYVPSDDHLTQRGGTFLLEADDTLLYSYRDRGILGFSATMARPLSFLDPFLTPSGGEPQQP
- a CDS encoding high light inducible protein, translated to MTQATISAPSALDRAAIRGATVTTEDGGRLNAFATEPRMEVVSAERGWGFHERAEKLNGRMAMLGFTALLATEFALGGEAFTRGLLGIG
- a CDS encoding class I SAM-dependent methyltransferase; its protein translation is MANPVLSAQDRWKQDRSDDGLFYAEPRFVHHLDGAFRSRLTALYQERIPPGAVVLDLMSSWVSHLPETLSAVEVIGHGLNARELEANPRLSRHWVQNLNVDQRLPLESGSVDAALIVAGWQYLQQPEQVAAELLRVVRAGGQLIVSFSNRMFAQKATRIWTDGDDRDHLEIVARVLVAQGWPMPKLIAEATRAAGPLGWLGGKGDPFFAVVAEKPSA